The Chlamydiota bacterium genome has a window encoding:
- the mfd gene encoding Transcription-repair-coupling factor, giving the protein MLNLSTKPFLDFTQKHDAILIDEVFPSMCAYFCAHLKDQHVLLVTSEKQENELFQNVQFFNPNIIEFPALDTLDTKLASKDLIGVRNQALLNIKSAKKPSLILTTLNALCQKVEAIDTLEKNSLHLKVGQTIDFEKLPHQLLEMGYQRANLVNDKGQFAMRSFICDIFDIASKLPYRIEFFGNEIESIRTFDINTQKSIDKVSKCTLLFAKNEMQSTLLDHLKNCTIVLDDLLELENQYAFLKKHQHLIDFDQLFAQLKKHKILYFAKEKIQTLTTYKDKQFEMFSRKISAEFFQNPFFHKALSLETLQSHIQEALHSNLDTLKLYVVCETRKQKELVLQQTDAIQDPKMHIAFLDGYLSSNFCAHDLSWMLISSSELLQHKKIRRQQQRSSALFTNLETFHPKVGDLVVHFHAGIGKFLGIEKQKDIHEHINEFLVIEYAEKSKMFVPISQSYLITPYIGSKEEKPQLHTIGAAKWKRAKATAVYSIVGYAKQLLELYATRTREKGFSYLPDSEEFKDFEETFPYIETTDQMQAIVDVKKDMMLEKCMDRLVCGDVGFGKTEVFLRAAIKAVLDGKKQVAILVPTTVLAEQHFETLQERLDGFNIKVRALSRFVSPKMQKKTLEDLELGDVDIIIGTHRLLSKDVKFFDLGLLIIDEEQRFGVRAKEKIKLKKHDIDTLTLTATPIPRTLYLSLSRAKDLSVITTPPQDRLPIKSIVCERDTQIIKTALLQELNRQGQAYFIHNRVETIYKVQKELQALVPDARIVVAHGQMHANALEDILHTFKNHKADILVATSILENGIDIPNSNTILIDNAHRFGLADLYQLRGRVGRWNRSSFCYFLTPPKMQLAPDAKKRLFAVVEAGQFGGGMKIAMRDLEIRGSGNILGTEQSGNLSSIGFHLYCKLLKRTISKLKGDSVKAFQETELYFPYPAKIPDSYIDDADLRMDLYKRFGDADSIPEVEAIYKEANDRYGTPPIEFEWLFYMMKIKTIASQKNIQQLKIKQNTLFIIKEAGKKKELHEKLLNPINVPKDLESLLDLF; this is encoded by the coding sequence TTGTTAAACCTCTCGACTAAACCTTTTTTAGATTTTACACAAAAGCATGACGCCATTTTAATCGATGAAGTTTTTCCAAGCATGTGCGCCTATTTTTGTGCACATCTAAAAGATCAACATGTGCTTCTTGTCACAAGTGAAAAACAAGAAAATGAACTCTTTCAAAATGTGCAGTTTTTTAACCCAAACATCATCGAATTTCCTGCCCTAGATACCCTCGACACAAAACTTGCGTCCAAAGATTTGATTGGCGTACGCAATCAAGCTCTTCTAAACATCAAATCGGCAAAAAAACCTAGTCTCATTTTGACAACACTCAATGCCCTTTGCCAAAAAGTAGAGGCTATTGACACGCTTGAAAAAAACTCACTCCATTTAAAAGTGGGTCAAACTATTGATTTTGAAAAACTGCCCCATCAACTTTTGGAAATGGGTTATCAGCGCGCAAACCTTGTCAATGACAAAGGACAATTTGCTATGCGCTCTTTTATTTGCGATATTTTTGATATTGCATCGAAACTTCCTTATCGCATCGAATTTTTTGGCAATGAAATTGAGTCCATTCGCACTTTTGATATCAACACCCAAAAATCCATTGATAAAGTCTCTAAATGCACACTACTTTTTGCCAAAAATGAAATGCAGTCCACGCTACTCGATCATTTGAAAAACTGCACCATTGTTTTAGATGATCTTTTAGAGCTTGAAAACCAGTATGCCTTTTTAAAAAAACACCAACATCTCATTGACTTTGATCAACTTTTTGCTCAACTTAAAAAGCATAAAATCCTCTACTTTGCAAAAGAAAAAATTCAAACGCTCACTACATACAAAGACAAACAGTTTGAGATGTTTTCAAGAAAAATTAGTGCCGAATTTTTCCAAAATCCTTTTTTTCATAAAGCCCTTTCTCTAGAAACACTCCAAAGTCATATCCAAGAAGCCCTGCATTCTAACTTAGACACTTTGAAACTCTATGTTGTGTGCGAAACGCGCAAACAAAAAGAGCTTGTTTTGCAACAAACAGATGCAATCCAAGATCCCAAAATGCACATTGCGTTCTTGGATGGATATCTTTCTTCGAATTTTTGTGCCCATGATCTCTCTTGGATGCTGATTTCCTCCTCTGAATTGCTCCAGCACAAAAAGATCCGCCGCCAGCAACAGCGTTCCAGCGCGCTTTTCACAAATCTAGAAACTTTTCATCCGAAAGTGGGCGATTTGGTGGTCCATTTTCATGCAGGCATTGGAAAGTTTTTAGGGATCGAAAAACAAAAAGATATCCATGAGCATATCAATGAGTTTTTGGTTATCGAATATGCCGAAAAATCCAAAATGTTTGTGCCCATTTCCCAAAGCTATTTGATCACACCCTACATTGGATCCAAAGAGGAAAAACCGCAGCTACACACGATCGGAGCGGCAAAATGGAAGCGCGCGAAGGCCACTGCCGTTTACTCCATCGTGGGCTATGCCAAGCAGCTTTTGGAACTCTATGCCACGCGCACCAGGGAAAAAGGCTTTTCCTACCTTCCCGATTCTGAAGAATTTAAAGACTTTGAAGAGACTTTTCCTTACATCGAAACGACGGATCAAATGCAGGCCATTGTGGATGTCAAAAAAGATATGATGCTAGAAAAATGCATGGATCGCTTGGTGTGCGGAGATGTGGGCTTTGGAAAAACCGAAGTGTTTTTACGCGCGGCAATCAAAGCCGTACTTGATGGCAAAAAACAGGTTGCCATCCTTGTGCCCACAACCGTGCTTGCAGAGCAGCATTTTGAAACGCTACAAGAGCGCTTAGATGGCTTTAATATCAAAGTACGTGCGCTTTCGCGTTTTGTCTCTCCCAAAATGCAGAAAAAAACACTCGAAGATTTAGAACTGGGTGATGTGGATATCATCATCGGCACACACCGCTTGCTGAGCAAAGATGTGAAGTTTTTCGATCTGGGGCTTTTAATTATCGATGAAGAGCAGCGCTTTGGTGTACGCGCCAAAGAAAAAATCAAACTAAAAAAACATGATATCGATACGCTCACACTCACAGCCACACCCATTCCACGTACGCTCTACCTCTCTTTGAGCCGCGCTAAAGATCTTTCTGTCATCACCACACCTCCTCAAGATCGCCTGCCCATCAAATCGATTGTGTGCGAGCGCGATACGCAAATCATCAAAACAGCACTCTTGCAAGAACTCAATCGCCAAGGCCAAGCCTATTTTATCCACAACCGTGTTGAAACGATCTACAAAGTGCAAAAAGAACTCCAAGCGCTTGTTCCCGATGCAAGGATTGTCGTGGCTCATGGCCAAATGCATGCCAATGCTCTTGAAGATATTTTGCACACATTTAAAAATCACAAAGCAGACATTCTTGTGGCCACATCCATTTTAGAAAATGGCATTGATATTCCAAATTCCAACACCATCCTGATCGACAATGCGCATCGCTTTGGACTTGCTGATCTTTACCAACTGCGCGGACGCGTCGGCAGATGGAACCGCTCTTCGTTTTGCTATTTTCTCACGCCTCCCAAAATGCAGCTTGCTCCCGATGCAAAAAAACGACTCTTTGCCGTCGTTGAGGCAGGCCAATTTGGTGGCGGGATGAAAATTGCCATGCGCGATTTAGAAATCCGTGGCTCTGGCAACATCTTGGGCACCGAGCAATCGGGCAACCTAAGTTCCATCGGTTTTCATCTTTACTGCAAATTGCTCAAGCGCACCATTTCAAAACTCAAAGGCGACTCTGTTAAAGCTTTCCAAGAAACAGAGCTCTATTTCCCTTATCCTGCCAAAATCCCAGATAGCTATATTGATGATGCCGATTTGCGCATGGATCTCTACAAACGCTTTGGCGATGCCGATTCCATTCCAGAAGTCGAAGCGATTTACAAAGAGGCCAATGATCGCTACGGAACGCCCCCCATTGAATTTGAGTGGCTCTTTTACATGATGAAAATAAAAACGATTGCGTCACAAAAAAATATCCAGCAGCTCAAAATCAAACAAAACACGCTCTTTATCATCAAAGAAGCGGGCAAGAAAAAAGAGCTTCATGAGAAGCTCTTAAATCCGATAAATGTTCCTAAAGACCTCGAAAGTCTTTTGGATTTATTTTAA